Proteins encoded in a region of the Haloarcula sp. CBA1129 genome:
- the purL gene encoding phosphoribosylformylglycinamidine synthase subunit PurL, producing MSLSDADHELVVEEIGREPTRAEAALFENLWSEHCAYRSSRPLLSAFDSEGDQVVIGPGDDAAVVSLPTHDDGEEMYITMGVESHNHPSYVDPFDGAATGVGGIVRDTLSMGAYPIALADSLYFGDFDREHSRYLFEGVVEGISHYGNCIGVPTVAGSVAFHDGYKGNPLVNVSCIGLLEPERTITAEAQEPGNKLVLVGNATGRDGLGGASFASEDLAEDAETEDRPAVQVGDPYSEKLLIECNEALLDEALVESARDLGAAGLGGASSELVAKGGLGARIELDRVHEREPNMNAMEYLLAESQERMVYEVTPENVDRVAELAERYDLGCSVIGELTDPGTNYVCTFEGETVVDVDAAFLGDGAPMNDLPSDAPPTQERDLPTVSLDEAFERIVASPNCASKRWVYRQYDHEVQVRTSVLPGDDAALLAVREAGTGLAFSAGADPNWTDAAPYEGARAVALENATNVAAKGATPHAAVDCLNGGNPEKPDVYGGFKGIVDGLADMCSDLDVPVVGGNVSLYNDSQEGPIPPTPTLALVGVKEGYDAPPLSLSGEGTLVVVGDTALEGETDPRLGGSEYTSQFGGTDRFPALPADSTGLIETIAEVADADHVLASHDVSHGGLAVALAEMVHEDAGATVEVETVERGTRKRLLFNERPGRVVFETTDPSAVREAFDGVAPVTELGEANGSNRLDITVNDETLQYDAAAITDLRSVIEDELA from the coding sequence ATGAGCCTGTCCGACGCGGACCACGAACTCGTGGTCGAGGAGATCGGTCGGGAGCCGACACGGGCGGAGGCCGCTCTCTTCGAGAACCTCTGGAGCGAACACTGCGCGTATCGCTCCTCCCGTCCCCTGTTGTCGGCGTTCGACTCCGAGGGCGACCAAGTCGTTATCGGCCCCGGCGACGACGCGGCCGTCGTCTCCCTGCCGACTCACGACGACGGCGAGGAGATGTACATCACGATGGGCGTCGAGTCCCACAACCACCCGTCCTACGTCGACCCGTTCGACGGGGCGGCGACGGGTGTGGGCGGTATCGTCCGCGATACGCTGTCGATGGGTGCGTACCCCATCGCACTCGCGGACTCACTGTACTTCGGTGACTTCGACCGGGAACACTCCCGCTATCTCTTCGAGGGCGTCGTCGAAGGCATCTCCCACTACGGGAACTGTATCGGCGTCCCGACTGTCGCCGGGAGCGTCGCCTTCCACGACGGCTACAAGGGGAACCCGCTCGTGAACGTCTCCTGTATCGGCCTGCTGGAGCCCGAGCGGACCATCACCGCCGAGGCACAGGAACCGGGCAACAAGCTCGTCCTCGTCGGCAACGCGACGGGGCGGGACGGCCTCGGCGGCGCGTCCTTCGCCAGCGAGGACCTCGCCGAGGACGCCGAGACCGAGGACCGGCCGGCCGTCCAAGTCGGCGACCCGTACTCGGAAAAGCTTCTCATCGAGTGCAACGAGGCGCTGCTGGACGAGGCCCTTGTCGAGTCCGCCCGCGACCTCGGCGCGGCCGGTCTGGGCGGCGCGTCCTCTGAACTCGTCGCCAAGGGCGGCCTCGGCGCACGCATCGAACTCGACCGCGTCCACGAACGCGAGCCCAACATGAACGCCATGGAGTACCTGCTCGCCGAGAGTCAGGAGCGGATGGTCTACGAGGTCACACCCGAGAACGTCGACCGTGTGGCCGAACTCGCGGAGCGCTACGATCTGGGCTGTTCGGTCATCGGTGAACTCACCGACCCGGGCACGAACTACGTCTGTACGTTCGAGGGCGAGACAGTCGTCGACGTGGACGCGGCGTTCCTCGGCGACGGCGCGCCGATGAATGACCTGCCAAGCGACGCGCCGCCAACACAGGAACGGGACCTGCCGACGGTGTCGCTGGACGAGGCGTTCGAGCGTATCGTCGCCAGCCCCAATTGCGCCTCGAAGCGGTGGGTGTACCGCCAGTACGACCACGAGGTGCAGGTCCGTACGAGCGTCCTGCCCGGCGACGACGCCGCCTTGCTCGCCGTTCGCGAAGCCGGAACCGGGCTGGCCTTTTCGGCCGGCGCGGACCCCAACTGGACCGACGCCGCGCCGTACGAGGGCGCACGCGCTGTCGCGCTGGAAAACGCCACCAACGTCGCCGCGAAAGGCGCGACGCCCCACGCGGCCGTAGACTGCCTCAACGGCGGCAACCCCGAGAAACCGGACGTGTACGGCGGCTTCAAGGGAATTGTCGACGGGCTGGCCGATATGTGCAGCGACCTCGACGTGCCGGTCGTCGGCGGCAACGTCTCGCTGTACAACGACTCTCAAGAGGGACCGATTCCGCCGACACCGACGCTCGCGCTAGTCGGTGTCAAGGAGGGGTACGATGCCCCGCCGCTGTCGCTGTCCGGCGAGGGAACGCTGGTGGTCGTCGGCGACACTGCGCTGGAGGGCGAGACCGACCCGCGACTCGGCGGCTCCGAATACACTTCGCAGTTCGGCGGCACCGACCGCTTCCCCGCCCTCCCGGCGGATTCGACAGGGCTCATCGAGACGATTGCCGAGGTCGCCGACGCCGACCACGTACTGGCGAGTCACGATGTGAGCCACGGTGGGCTGGCGGTGGCACTCGCGGAGATGGTCCACGAGGACGCCGGCGCGACGGTCGAGGTGGAGACAGTCGAGCGCGGCACCCGGAAGCGACTCCTGTTCAACGAGCGGCCCGGGCGCGTCGTGTTCGAGACGACCGACCCGTCGGCTGTCCGTGAGGCCTTCGACGGTGTCGCCCCGGTGACAGAACTGGGCGAGGCAAACGGCTCGAACCGGCTTGATATCACGGTCAACGACGAGACGCTGCAATACGACGCCGCAGCTATCACGGACCTGCGCTCAGTCATCGAAGACGAACTAGCCTGA
- a CDS encoding PHP domain-containing protein, translated as MQSVELHAHSSLSYDGRDPVELLLEQASAVGLDALAVTDHDEIDASLRAAELAPEYGLVGIPGMEVTCAAGHVLALGIQEAIPPHLPFDETLDRIRDQGGLAVVPHPFQESRHGVLEHISKAELATADAIEVYNSRLLTGRSNRQAERFARRKGLPMTAGSDAHIAEMVGQAVTNVGTDERSVDAILDAIREGKTTVEGKRTPWRISFRQAAGGAKRRVKNGIAELLQ; from the coding sequence GTGCAGTCGGTTGAGCTACACGCGCACTCGTCGCTGTCGTACGACGGCCGGGACCCGGTCGAGCTCCTCTTAGAGCAAGCCAGTGCCGTTGGGCTGGACGCACTGGCCGTGACTGACCACGACGAGATCGATGCCAGCCTCCGGGCGGCCGAACTCGCCCCGGAGTACGGTCTCGTCGGTATTCCCGGGATGGAGGTCACGTGTGCCGCCGGACACGTCCTCGCTCTGGGGATTCAGGAGGCGATTCCGCCCCACCTTCCCTTTGACGAGACGCTCGACCGGATACGTGATCAGGGCGGACTCGCAGTCGTCCCGCACCCGTTCCAAGAATCCCGACACGGCGTGTTAGAACACATCTCGAAGGCCGAACTCGCCACGGCCGACGCCATCGAAGTGTACAACTCACGGCTGCTGACCGGGCGGTCGAACCGGCAGGCCGAGCGATTTGCTCGCCGAAAAGGGTTACCGATGACCGCCGGCAGTGACGCCCACATCGCGGAGATGGTCGGGCAGGCAGTCACGAACGTCGGCACGGACGAACGGTCGGTCGACGCGATTCTCGACGCCATCCGCGAGGGCAAGACGACCGTCGAGGGCAAACGGACGCCGTGGCGGATCAGCTTCCGGCAGGCTGCTGGCGGTGCGAAGCGACGCGTCAAGAACGGCATCGCGGAGCTCCTACAGTGA
- a CDS encoding DUF2249 domain-containing protein codes for MPATTLDLRETPPPERHSKIHDSFAALSSGETLRIINDHEPKPLFYEMQAEVEAFDAANYRCEQDGPQKFVADLPKQ; via the coding sequence ATGCCAGCAACCACACTCGACCTGCGCGAGACGCCGCCGCCGGAACGACACTCGAAGATACACGACTCCTTCGCGGCGCTATCCTCCGGGGAGACGCTTCGAATCATCAACGACCACGAGCCGAAGCCGCTGTTCTACGAGATGCAAGCCGAGGTCGAAGCGTTCGACGCGGCGAACTACCGGTGCGAGCAGGATGGCCCACAGAAGTTCGTCGCGGACCTCCCGAAACAATGA
- a CDS encoding multicopper oxidase domain-containing protein, protein MEDQIGAPGSGISRRDFVKASGLGGTVALAGCTAPGEVPTEESVDTSTTPAQSDSDLPTTSPPEIVNVDEQGGEVTLSSVPAKHEAHPGKSMGGPVELPKVWAFKADDGEPSVPGPILRTTEGEDMEVTFDNTDGMRPHTVHFHAVQKQWEDDGVPTTTGIRIDPGEKHTYTIPANVTGTHLYHCHYQTHRHIDMGMYGIFRVDPKGYEPADKEYFMTLKEWDSRLNRQMAGMDASYDPRNRRPDTFTVNGKSAPRTLHPEDGSPIIVEQGDTVRIHMCNNGYMDHPMHIHNHRFQVTHKDGGKIPEAARHDQDITSIPPAGRHTIEFEADADPGIYLAHCHKVSHAMNGTSYPGGMITGVVYKEAMDTDIFKQLMEYAGYEG, encoded by the coding sequence ATGGAAGACCAGATCGGCGCACCCGGATCGGGCATCTCCCGTCGTGACTTCGTGAAAGCCTCCGGCCTCGGTGGCACGGTCGCGCTTGCGGGCTGTACCGCCCCGGGTGAGGTTCCAACCGAAGAGTCAGTCGACACCAGCACAACCCCAGCACAGTCCGACAGCGACCTCCCGACCACGTCGCCGCCTGAAATCGTCAACGTCGACGAGCAGGGTGGCGAAGTGACGCTCTCCTCTGTCCCAGCGAAACACGAGGCCCATCCCGGCAAGTCGATGGGCGGCCCCGTCGAACTCCCGAAGGTGTGGGCGTTCAAAGCCGACGACGGCGAACCGAGCGTCCCGGGGCCGATCCTCCGGACGACGGAAGGCGAGGACATGGAGGTCACCTTCGACAACACGGACGGCATGCGCCCGCACACGGTCCACTTCCACGCCGTCCAGAAGCAGTGGGAGGACGACGGCGTCCCGACCACGACGGGCATCCGAATCGACCCCGGCGAGAAACACACCTACACCATCCCCGCGAACGTGACTGGCACGCACCTGTATCACTGCCACTACCAGACCCATCGCCACATCGACATGGGGATGTACGGTATCTTCCGCGTCGATCCGAAGGGGTACGAACCGGCCGACAAAGAGTACTTCATGACGCTGAAGGAGTGGGATTCCCGGCTCAACCGCCAGATGGCGGGCATGGACGCCAGCTATGACCCCCGGAACCGCCGGCCCGACACGTTCACTGTCAACGGCAAGTCCGCCCCACGGACGCTTCACCCCGAGGACGGCTCGCCGATCATCGTCGAGCAGGGCGATACGGTGCGTATCCACATGTGCAACAACGGGTACATGGACCACCCGATGCACATCCACAACCACCGGTTCCAAGTGACTCACAAAGACGGCGGGAAGATTCCGGAAGCCGCCCGCCACGATCAGGACATCACCAGTATCCCGCCTGCCGGTCGGCACACTATCGAGTTCGAGGCCGACGCCGACCCCGGTATCTACCTCGCGCACTGTCACAAGGTCAGCCACGCGATGAACGGGACCTCTTACCCCGGTGGGATGATCACCGGCGTCGTCTACAAGGAGGCAATGGACACCGACATCTTCAAACAGCTGATGGAGTACGCGGGCTACGAAGGGTAA
- a CDS encoding helix-turn-helix domain-containing protein produces the protein MVRDPFADEETPELQAVLDALDDEDCRAIVSVLEEPLTASEISDRSGVPLSTTYRKLELLTESSLLYEGVEVRSDGQHASRYAIDFEEVVISLDEELSLTVDISHRARTPDQRLENLWSEVRKET, from the coding sequence ATGGTCCGGGACCCCTTCGCTGACGAGGAGACGCCGGAGTTACAGGCGGTCCTCGACGCACTCGACGACGAGGACTGTCGCGCCATCGTCAGCGTACTGGAGGAACCGTTGACGGCGAGTGAGATATCCGACCGGAGCGGCGTACCGCTATCGACGACCTATCGAAAGCTCGAACTACTGACGGAGTCCTCGTTGCTGTACGAGGGCGTCGAGGTCAGGTCGGACGGGCAACACGCGAGCCGGTACGCTATCGATTTCGAGGAGGTCGTCATCAGCCTTGACGAGGAACTGTCGCTCACCGTCGATATCTCACACCGCGCTCGGACGCCGGACCAACGGCTCGAAAACCTCTGGTCTGAGGTGCGAAAGGAGACATAA
- a CDS encoding cupin domain-containing protein, with translation MSETSPAETERATLGSGSDGRTRLFEGAPKTIQLTLDAGESIPAHKHPGREIVFLLRSGAVDLTLGDETLSLSPGDIVRFDGDQDISPAATADSEALLVLAASSK, from the coding sequence ATGAGCGAGACCTCACCTGCTGAAACGGAGCGAGCAACGCTCGGCAGCGGTTCGGACGGCCGGACGAGGTTGTTCGAAGGGGCACCGAAGACCATCCAGCTGACGCTCGATGCAGGCGAGTCGATTCCGGCCCACAAGCATCCCGGTCGGGAGATCGTGTTCCTCCTCCGTTCGGGTGCCGTGGACCTGACGCTTGGCGACGAGACGCTATCGCTCTCTCCCGGCGACATCGTCCGGTTTGACGGTGACCAAGACATCTCCCCTGCCGCAACAGCGGACAGCGAGGCACTGCTCGTCCTCGCAGCGTCGTCGAAGTAG
- a CDS encoding TIGR04347 family pseudo-SAM/SPASM protein translates to MISVSKLLCDLDAEGDGLRYDAANESTKRQIRDEKQRRPVVVWNVTKQCNLYCDHCYAAADTEIADGELSTAEGKALLDDLADYGAPVVLFSGGEPLVRQDLEELVAYANEVGVRPVLSTNGTLITEERARSLKDAGLKYAGVSVDGLPERNDDFRGVDGAFEGAVQGIENCLDAGLKTGLRYTITERNAADLEGVVDLLTDVGVDRFCFYHLDYGGRGTEIVDADLTPADRRQAVKRVCDMTREYHDRGEEIETLLVGNYADAAYLVEYARENMSEAQAQRVYEYLRVNGGDPTGERVADVDYQGNVHLTQFWQGYSLGNIRDRSFGAIWEDESNPLLRALRNREDHLTGKCADCRYAGVCRGASRLRALTVEDDLFAPDPQCYLEDSEVHGPPPFDTGENSIAGGSSAD, encoded by the coding sequence ATGATTTCGGTCTCGAAACTGCTCTGTGACCTCGACGCCGAGGGAGACGGCCTTCGGTACGACGCAGCGAACGAGTCGACCAAGCGGCAGATCCGCGACGAGAAACAGCGCCGGCCGGTTGTCGTCTGGAACGTCACCAAACAGTGCAATCTCTACTGTGACCACTGTTACGCCGCCGCCGATACCGAAATCGCTGACGGAGAACTCTCGACTGCAGAGGGGAAAGCGCTGCTTGATGATCTGGCCGACTACGGCGCGCCAGTGGTGCTGTTCTCCGGTGGTGAACCGCTCGTTCGGCAGGACCTCGAAGAACTGGTCGCCTACGCCAACGAGGTCGGCGTCCGCCCCGTGCTCTCGACCAACGGGACGCTCATCACCGAGGAGCGCGCCCGGTCGCTGAAAGACGCCGGGCTGAAATACGCCGGTGTCTCCGTCGACGGCCTGCCGGAGCGAAACGACGACTTCCGCGGGGTCGACGGTGCGTTCGAGGGCGCGGTCCAAGGGATCGAGAACTGCCTCGACGCGGGCCTGAAAACTGGCCTCCGGTACACAATCACAGAGCGCAACGCCGCGGATCTGGAGGGCGTCGTCGACCTGCTGACCGACGTGGGCGTGGACCGCTTCTGTTTCTACCACCTCGACTACGGTGGCCGCGGGACCGAGATCGTCGATGCGGACCTCACACCTGCGGATCGCCGGCAGGCGGTAAAGCGGGTCTGTGACATGACCCGCGAGTACCACGACCGCGGCGAAGAAATCGAGACGCTGCTGGTCGGAAACTACGCCGACGCGGCCTACCTCGTCGAATACGCCCGTGAGAACATGAGCGAGGCACAGGCCCAGCGGGTGTACGAGTATCTGCGGGTCAACGGTGGGGACCCAACCGGCGAGCGCGTCGCCGACGTGGACTATCAGGGCAACGTCCACCTCACGCAGTTCTGGCAGGGGTACTCGCTGGGGAACATCCGCGACCGCTCGTTCGGCGCAATCTGGGAAGACGAGTCGAACCCGCTTCTCCGGGCGCTCCGGAACCGCGAGGACCACCTCACCGGGAAGTGCGCCGACTGCCGCTACGCCGGAGTCTGCCGCGGCGCGTCCCGGCTTCGAGCGCTCACCGTCGAAGACGACCTGTTCGCTCCGGACCCACAATGTTATCTAGAAGACAGCGAGGTTCACGGGCCGCCGCCGTTCGATACCGGCGAGAACTCGATAGCCGGCGGCAGCTCAGCCGACTGA
- a CDS encoding DUF2249 domain-containing protein, which yields MWPNMFGKTVGPLTTQPEHMASNHQSTEQVAALISETAAPVDAPTERLDVQSLGPPKPLKQTLERLADLDDETILVQFNDRAPQHLYPKLRDRGYDYESVEADDAIVTVIWHR from the coding sequence ATGTGGCCGAATATGTTCGGGAAAACAGTCGGCCCGCTCACAACCCAACCCGAACATATGGCGTCGAACCACCAGTCCACAGAGCAAGTCGCGGCCCTGATTTCGGAGACGGCTGCACCCGTTGATGCGCCGACGGAACGTCTCGATGTGCAGTCGCTGGGGCCACCGAAGCCGCTCAAGCAGACGCTAGAGCGGCTTGCAGACCTTGACGACGAGACTATCCTCGTTCAGTTCAACGACCGCGCCCCACAGCACCTCTATCCGAAACTCAGAGACAGAGGCTACGACTACGAAAGTGTTGAGGCCGACGACGCAATAGTGACGGTTATCTGGCACAGATGA
- a CDS encoding asparagine synthase C-terminal domain-containing protein, with translation MQGVDAVTVADALASGDALPGTGGFAGELDGTLVRDVLGRYPLFVERAVSDEKRLGPGQWSHDPTTLADPRSFPAGHIRTDSGTRQRWSLPSPEPFGDRETAIERVRAAVETSVDAVDTDGLAIAFSGGVDSALLAARLDAPLYVAGFPDSHDVEAARSAADLLGTEVRVVELTHDAIERAVPEIARATKRTNAMDVQIALPLYLAAQRVAADGFDRLALGQGADELFGGYAKVAKAPEDPRVEADTVRGAQREVIASLPDQLERDVLALRAAGVEPVTPLLHDRVVDAALRLAGDLLVDGERRKVALRAAASESLPEEIATRDKKAAQYGSLAARELDRLARQAGYKRRMDDHVTQYVKSLVQ, from the coding sequence ATGCAGGGGGTCGACGCGGTCACCGTCGCCGACGCTCTCGCAAGCGGCGACGCGCTTCCGGGCACCGGCGGGTTCGCGGGCGAACTGGACGGGACGCTCGTCCGCGACGTACTTGGGCGATATCCGCTGTTCGTGGAGCGTGCCGTTTCTGACGAGAAGCGACTCGGCCCCGGGCAGTGGAGCCACGACCCGACGACGCTGGCCGACCCGCGGTCGTTCCCCGCCGGCCATATTCGAACCGACAGCGGGACGCGACAACGGTGGTCGCTCCCGTCGCCGGAGCCGTTTGGAGACCGCGAAACGGCTATTGAGCGGGTCCGTGCCGCTGTCGAGACGAGCGTCGACGCCGTCGACACCGACGGCCTCGCAATCGCGTTCTCCGGCGGCGTGGACTCGGCGCTACTTGCAGCGCGGCTCGACGCGCCGCTGTACGTCGCTGGGTTCCCGGACAGTCACGACGTCGAGGCGGCGCGGTCAGCCGCGGACCTGCTGGGAACCGAGGTCCGCGTGGTCGAACTCACCCACGACGCCATCGAGCGGGCGGTGCCCGAAATCGCCCGCGCGACGAAGCGGACGAACGCCATGGACGTGCAGATAGCGCTCCCGCTGTATCTCGCCGCCCAGCGGGTCGCCGCCGACGGCTTCGACCGACTGGCGCTCGGCCAAGGGGCCGACGAGCTGTTCGGCGGCTACGCCAAAGTCGCCAAAGCCCCCGAAGACCCCCGGGTTGAGGCCGACACCGTCCGCGGAGCCCAGCGAGAAGTCATCGCTTCGCTCCCGGACCAGCTAGAGCGGGACGTGCTCGCCCTGCGGGCCGCCGGTGTCGAACCGGTGACGCCGCTGTTGCACGACCGCGTTGTTGATGCTGCCCTGCGTCTGGCCGGTGACCTGCTCGTCGACGGTGAGAGGCGGAAAGTCGCGCTCCGGGCGGCAGCCAGCGAGTCACTGCCCGAGGAGATAGCAACGCGTGACAAGAAAGCCGCGCAGTACGGCTCGCTCGCCGCACGGGAACTCGACCGTCTGGCCCGGCAGGCCGGCTACAAGCGCCGGATGGACGACCACGTCACCCAGTACGTCAAATCGCTCGTGCAGTGA
- a CDS encoding Htur_1727 family rSAM-partnered candidate RiPP, with product MEEFDHEVDAPRGATSREWEVFVREDTANPLTHVGSVSAPSADIAREQAASLFARTAVTLWLCPADETERYQTDAAALGTGTTDEDATMSVDEMEAETLRGGNR from the coding sequence ATGGAAGAGTTCGACCACGAGGTAGACGCCCCGCGCGGCGCAACGAGTCGCGAGTGGGAGGTGTTCGTCCGCGAGGACACGGCGAACCCGCTCACCCATGTCGGAAGCGTCAGTGCGCCGTCCGCCGACATCGCCAGAGAGCAGGCAGCGTCGCTGTTCGCGCGGACCGCCGTCACACTGTGGTTGTGTCCCGCCGACGAGACGGAGCGGTACCAGACAGATGCTGCGGCGCTTGGAACGGGAACCACGGACGAGGACGCAACCATGAGCGTCGACGAGATGGAGGCGGAGACGCTCCGGGGTGGGAACCGATGA
- a CDS encoding HAMP domain-containing sensor histidine kinase codes for MNRTGLVSKFAETVGIEKASAIVDDAMADLGIGGETELDDTDAQDICDIIQHNNEGYVALVASELRVQLAAQERFDALLGNIPNPAVVVEFEQREPYVKSINEAFVDSFGYDQTDAVGTELRALLSPPGADSDVIRADWWEQTGRSEQEVRRMTASGEVRTYLFRSTIVTRDSSQLEGYGIYTDITERKRREQQLKHQNERLDEFVSIVSHDLRNPLNVASGRTHLLLNDIEDGAVREGLEEVAAAHERMARILDDTLTLARQGRVVGETASVSIETVAADAWQQVETEDATLTVETEASIEADSERLQQLFENLYRNAIEHAGAECTVVVSTPSHERNGFSIADDGPGIPPDDRELVFEHGYSTNSDGTGFGLSIVQSIAEAHGWSVTVSESEMGGARFDIRW; via the coding sequence ATGAATCGAACAGGCCTCGTTTCAAAGTTCGCAGAAACGGTCGGAATCGAGAAGGCGTCGGCTATCGTCGACGACGCGATGGCTGACCTTGGTATCGGTGGCGAAACAGAGCTAGACGATACGGACGCACAGGACATCTGCGATATAATCCAGCACAACAACGAGGGGTATGTGGCACTCGTCGCAAGCGAACTCCGGGTGCAGCTGGCGGCGCAAGAACGGTTTGATGCGCTTCTGGGGAACATCCCAAACCCGGCTGTCGTCGTCGAGTTTGAGCAGCGAGAGCCGTACGTCAAGTCGATTAACGAAGCGTTCGTTGACTCGTTCGGCTACGACCAGACGGATGCAGTCGGAACGGAGCTTCGGGCACTCCTCTCGCCACCCGGAGCGGACTCCGATGTCATCAGGGCAGACTGGTGGGAACAGACCGGCCGGTCGGAGCAAGAGGTCAGGCGGATGACCGCGTCGGGCGAAGTCCGGACCTACCTGTTTCGGAGCACCATTGTCACTCGTGACAGCAGCCAGCTGGAAGGGTACGGGATATACACCGACATCACTGAGCGCAAGCGTCGCGAGCAGCAGCTCAAACACCAGAACGAGCGGCTTGACGAGTTTGTCAGTATCGTCAGCCACGACCTTCGGAACCCGTTGAACGTCGCATCCGGCCGCACCCACCTCCTGCTCAACGACATCGAGGACGGGGCTGTTCGGGAAGGGCTAGAGGAGGTCGCCGCGGCACACGAGCGGATGGCGCGGATTCTCGATGACACGCTGACGCTCGCTCGGCAGGGGCGAGTCGTCGGAGAGACCGCGAGTGTCTCCATCGAAACCGTCGCGGCCGACGCGTGGCAACAGGTCGAAACTGAGGACGCGACGCTCACGGTCGAAACCGAAGCAAGCATCGAGGCGGACTCCGAGCGCCTCCAGCAACTCTTCGAGAATCTCTACCGGAACGCCATCGAGCACGCCGGCGCGGAATGCACCGTTGTCGTGTCCACGCCCTCCCATGAACGGAACGGGTTCTCCATTGCGGACGACGGCCCCGGTATTCCGCCAGATGACCGTGAGCTAGTGTTCGAACACGGTTATTCAACGAACTCTGACGGGACAGGATTCGGCCTGTCAATCGTTCAGAGCATCGCTGAAGCGCACGGCTGGTCGGTCACAGTCTCCGAGAGCGAGATGGGCGGTGCGCGGTTCGATATCCGCTGGTAA
- a CDS encoding glutamyl-tRNA reductase, which produces MNQNTEPPVDVEEAIARIDGRGAKIQREQLERTLSQLQQDGELTADQRLAVEELSERLVERLLAVPRESLQDAARSADDERIETAISLFE; this is translated from the coding sequence ATGAATCAGAACACAGAGCCGCCTGTCGATGTCGAGGAGGCGATCGCTCGTATCGACGGCCGTGGTGCGAAGATTCAGCGGGAGCAACTCGAACGAACGCTGTCACAGCTACAGCAGGACGGCGAACTAACGGCGGACCAGCGGCTGGCGGTTGAAGAACTGAGCGAACGGCTCGTCGAGCGACTGCTCGCTGTCCCCCGGGAAAGTCTACAGGACGCGGCGCGGAGTGCGGACGACGAGCGGATCGAAACGGCGATTTCCCTGTTCGAGTGA